From one Rattus norvegicus strain BN/NHsdMcwi chromosome 7, GRCr8, whole genome shotgun sequence genomic stretch:
- the Foxred2 gene encoding FAD-dependent oxidoreductase domain-containing protein 2 precursor, translating into MGPSGLLVALALHLAVCSRPHRDYCVLGAGPAGLQMAALLHRAGRDYEVFERESAPGSFFTRYPRHRKLISINKRYTGKANAEFNLRHDWNSLLSDDPHLLFRHYSQAYFPDASDMVRYLGDFAQRLGLRVLYNTNITHVTLDKDPQAWNGHYFILRDQKGQVYQCSVLLVATGLAVPKLVDFPGSEYVEGYESVSVDPEDFVGQNVLILGHGNSAFETAENILGVTNFVHMLSRSRVRLSWATHYVGDVRAINNGLLDTYQLKSLDGLLESDLEYLALVKDSKGKFHITLKFLLENSSNQSADSIPLPQDDNDNFAMRVAYDRVIRCLGWKFDFSIFNQSLRLSSGTEFSKKYPLIKASYESKGSRGLFILGTASHSVDYRKSAGGFIHGFRYTVRAVHRLLEHRHHGITWPSTQYPITQLTSSIIRRVNEASGLYQMFSVLADIILLKENATAFEYLEEFPIQMLAQLEMLTGRTARHGIFVINMEYGKNFSGPEKDVFYYDRSVAHIEDAWMSNFLHPVIYYYRHLPTEQDMRFRPAQWPLPRPVAIHHIVEDFLTDWTAPVGHILPLRRFLENCLDTDLRSFYAESCFLFTLTRQKLPPFCQQGYLRMQGLSSTKSLRQHGVESRLLQDYTAMENSSRWLDDHSSAPGPLTQFLDSNREEL; encoded by the exons ATGGGTCCCTCGGGGCTGCTGGTGGCCCTAGCCTTGCACCTGGCAGTGTGCTCCCGTCCGCACCGGGACTACTGCGTGCTGGGCGCTGGTCCTGCGGGCCTGCAGATGGCTGCACTCCTGCATCGAGCCGGCAGGGACTACGAGGTATTCGAACGAGAGTCCGCACCTGGCAGCTTCTTCACTCGCTACCCGCGCCACCGCAAGCTCATCAGCATCAACAAGCGGTACACAGGCAAGGCCAACGCAGAGTTCAACCTTCGCCACGACTGGAACTCTCTCCTCAGCGACGACCCACACCTGCTCTTCAGACACTACTCCCAGGCTTACTTCCCAGACGCCAGCGATATGGTGCGCTACCTGGGTGACTTCGCACAGCGCCTAGGGCTCCGTGTGTTATACAACACAAACATCACCCACGTGACTCTGGACAAGGATCCACAAGCCTGGAACGGCCATTACTTCATTCTGAGGGACCAGAAGGGCCAGGTTTACCAATGCAG TGTCCTGCTTGTGGCCACTGGTTTGGCAGTCCCCAAACTGGTCGACTTCCCTGGCTCTGAATACGTGGAGGGGTACGAGTCTGTGTCTGTGGACCCTGAAGACTTTGTGGGTCAGAATGTGTTGATCCTGGGCCATGGGAACTCAGCCTTCGAGACAGCAGAAAACATCTTGGGTGTCACAAACTTTGTTCACATGCTGAGCCGTTCCCGAGTTCGGCTCTCCTGGGCCACCCACTATGTTGGAGACGTCAG AGCCATCAACAATGGCCTACTGGACACCTACCAGCTGAAATCGCTAGACGGACTCCTGGAATCAGACCTGGAGTATCTAGCCCTCGTGAAGGACAGCAAGGGCAAGTTCCATATCACCCTGAAGTTCCTCCTGGAGAACAGCAGCAACCAGAGTGCTgactccattcccctcccccaggacGACAATGACAACTTTGCCATGCGGGTGGCCTACGACCGTGTCATCCGCTGCCTGGGCTGGAAATTTGACTTCTCCATTTTCAACCA GTCCCTCAGACTCTCCTCAGGGACTGAGTTCAGCAAGAAGTACCCACTGATCAAAGCCAGCTATGAATCCAAAGGGAGCCGGGGTCTCTTTATCCTGGGGACCGCCAGCCACTCAGTGGACTACCGGAAGTCTGCTGGCGGCTTCATCCACGGATTCCGATACACAG TGCGTGCTGTCCACCGGCTGTTGGAGCATCGGCACCATGGCATCACCTGGCCGTCCACACAGTACCCCATCACACAGCTGACCAGCTCCATCATTCGGCGTGTAAATGAGGCTTCGGGGCTGTACCAAATGTTCAGCGTGCTGGCCGACATCATCCTGTTGAAGGA GAACGCTACAGCATTTGAGTACCTGGAGGAGTTCCCTATACAGATGCTGGCCCAGCTGGAGATGCTCACAGGGAGGACAGCAAGGCACGGGATCTTTGTCATCAACATGGAATATGGCAAAAACTTCTCTGGGCCTGAGAAGGACGTCTTCTATTATGACCGGTCCGTGGCACACATAGAAGATGCCTGGATGTCTAACTTCCTCCACCCTGTCATCTACTACTACAGACACCTCCCCACCG AGCAAGACATGCGGTTCCGTCCTGCACAGTGGCCCCTGCCTCGGCCTGTGGCCATCCACCACATCGTGGAGGACTTCCTGACTGACTGGACAGCCCCCGTGGGGCACATCCTCCCACTGAGGCGCTTCCTGGAAAACTGTCTGGACACAGATCTGCGTAGCTTTTATGCAG AGTCCTGTTTCCTGTTCACTCTCACACGCCAGAAGCTGCCGCCCTTTTGCCAGCAGGGATACCTAAGAATGCAGGGGCTTTCAAGCACCAAGAG